One Candidatus Thorarchaeota archaeon genomic window carries:
- a CDS encoding integrase core domain-containing protein produces MGIQHIRARRCHPQTLGKVERVHRTIDEERERLGLCLEEYLEYYNKERPHTSLLNRVPGELYWSVRRIQR; encoded by the coding sequence ATGGGGATCCAGCACATCCGGGCAAGGAGATGCCATCCGCAGACCCTGGGGAAGGTGGAGCGGGTCCACCGGACGATCGACGAGGAGCGGGAGCGGCTCGGGCTGTGCCTGGAGGAGTACCTGGAGTACTACAACAAGGAGCGGCCGCACACCTCCCTGCTGAACCGGGTGCCGGGGGAACTGTACTGGAGTGTGAGGAGGATCCAGAGATGA